In Brassica napus cultivar Da-Ae chromosome A3, Da-Ae, whole genome shotgun sequence, the sequence GGGAATTGAAGCAAGGTTTCTGTCGAATGCACTCAACCGATCAGTTGTAACAAGAACCAGGTAATCACCAGCATCATATATATCTCTCACCTGCAAAATCAGCAAGTCCTCAACTATCACCTGATTGGTTTTGTAGACAACGATAATGGAACAGAAAAGGAAACAACCACAAACCTTGCCTTTGATTCTAGATTTGAGACCAGGAACAGTCTCTAGAAGATTGGTCTCTGAAAGACAGTTAGAGAGCGAGTCTTTGATTGTGCCGAGAACCTCTCCTTTACGCTTACTCGTGACTAGATCATCTAGAGACAATTGTGGCGGTGGTATCTGCTCTTCCTGGCTTTGAGGCTTTCCCTGGCAAGACATAACTAGTGAACACGGCTTAGTGCACTTCTTGAACTCAGGCAATGTTCTAAGAAACGAGACTGATGCAAAAGCTGCGGGTTTTGCAGACACTGTCCTAATAGAGCTCTGGGGGATTCTTGATGGAGTTAGAGTTGACCTCACACACTGAGCCATTCCAGAAACAAACTCCAAAAGCAACAACTGCACCAAAACCGGAAACTGTTTTAAAAACAGAACCAATTGTTCTAACAGGTCAGGGCTTTAGACCAAACTGGAGTCTAACAAGGGAGATGTACGCGAAAAGGAGTAACCACAAGGTCCACAACTAACACAAACCCCATTAACTTGTGAAAACCGAACATGTGAGAAATGGAGAAAGTGAAAACCTTTTTCTATCGAGACAAGCTAACTCTTTCCCCGAAGGTAGAAGACAACGACGGATTCAACTGAGGCAAGAGAAGCCGGCGGCGAATATAAGTGAGTTTGCGTTTGTTGTATCTTGTAGTTGTAGGCTTGGACATTTTGAACCGAAAAGCATGATTGAACCAACCGAACCAAAATAACCATGAAGCAGAAGACTCCAACATATACAATACagtttataaatccaaaataaaattataaacccaAAACtaataaaccaaaccaaactaaaccaaacagtgaatgttgtttctttttctctctcacATCAAAACGTTTATTGAATTACTggaaagtaaatataaaaacagAGGAAAATAAAACTCGCTTTTGCCCGGAGATCACAAGATCCGTCACCACTTCTGCATCCTCCAACACCATTGTGTTTCGTCTGAGTCCAAAAGGTTTAACCTTTTCTCAAAGTTCGCGAAACCCTTCACGGAGATGCCAATTTAGAGAATCTCTATGGTGAAGCCAGCCGGAAAGCAGAGTTGCGGGCGCCTTGTCTTCGCTTCATTCCTCGCTCTTTTAGCCTTCGGCCTCGTCGCCGACTTCCTCTGGGCTTCTTCTCATCGCTTCTCCTCCGCCATGATCTCTCTTCCCTCCTCCGTCATCGGAAAACTCCCTCCTAGTCCCAATGTAAGTGTTCAATCTTATCTCTTGAACAATTAGATGAATCAGCTTATGTGGATACCTTTCAGGAGAAAGatactaagaagaagaagaacgacAATGCTCTTCGGGAAAGGAAGCTTTCTGCAACGTTTCAAGATCTGCCTGCTCCTCAGCTACATTGGGAGAAGATGTCAGCCGCACCTGTGCCTCGTCTAGACGGAGCTGCGATTCAGATTAGAAACTTCCTATACGTCTTTGCTGGTTACGGCAACATTAATCTCGTAAGAAGAGATCTTTCATCAGTAGCGTTATTTGTCTGTGTTTGGACCAATGATGAGTTGATGTTTTCAATATTTCAGGTGCATTCGCATGTTGATGTATACAACTTCGTGGACAACACATGGGGAGGAAGATTCGATATGCCTAAAGAGATGGCGCATTCTCATTTAGGGATGGTAACTGATGGGAGGTTCATCTACATCGTCACTGGTCAGTATGGTCCTCAATGTAGAGGTCCTACCGCTAAAACATTTGTGCTTGACACTGATACAAACACGTGGAGTGACTTCATTCCCTTACCAGTTCCTAGGTGATTGCTATTCTCTGTTTATCATCATGTTTGATAGAAACTGAGTGATGAGGTTTTATGTACATGTCAGGTATGCTCCAGCTACTCAGCTATGGAGAGGTAGACTCCACGTGATGGGTGGGAGCAAAGAGAATCGACATACACCAGGACTTGAACACTGGAGTATCGCTGTTAAAGATGGTAAAGCGTTGGAGAAAGAGTGGAGAAGTGAGATTCCAATCCCTCGTGGAGGACCTCACAGGTTTGTTTTTCACAACTCTATTGAAAGCTATTGCTGCTAATCCTTGATAAGTTCATACTGTTCTTGTGACTGTAGAGCATGTGTAGTAGTGGATGACAAGCTTTTTGTAATTGGTGGTCAAGAAGGTGATTTCATGGCTAAACCAGGATCTCCCATCTTCAAATGCTCACGCCGTTTGGAGGTATATTGTTGCAGTTCTTCTCCGAGTGGTTGCTATTTTATGAAcgttgtgtgtgtgtatgtgtccttaaccttcttcacCTTGGTGGTTGAAGGTGGTGTTCAGTGATGTTTACATGCTGGATGAGGAAATGAAGTGGAAAGTTATGCCGTCTATGCCAAAACCGGATTCACATATTGAGTTTGCTTGGAAGGTGGTTAACAACTCCATTGTGATCGTTGGAGGGACAACAGAGAAGCATCCTGAAACCAAGAAGATGGTTCTCGTTGGCGAAATCTTCCAGTTTAACCTGAATACAATGGTAAAAAAACCTCATGTCCCTGCATGATTAAAACCCTCTTTAGCCTGTTGATAAGTGTGAACATTAGCTgagttttgttttatgttttattttctgcAGAAATGGTATGTGATTGGAAAGTTGCCGTACCGTGTGAAGACTACACTGGTTGGGTATTGGGATGGAAATTTATACTTCACCTCAGGGCAACGAGACAAAGGTCCTGATGATCCTGCACCACGCAAGGTAATTGCAGAGATGTGGAGAACCAAACTGATACTGAATCCATGAACAAATGAGatagagagagtgagagaagaAACCTATCTCCCTTTACTAATGCAAAGTCGCAACACTTTTTGAAGTTCATATTCTTTGAGCTTAACTCATCCCACTCCACAGAACACTTGCTATGTCTATCTTCTATGTTGATGAGGAATTTGTATATTGTAAACTAAAACACACAAacttatatagaaaatttcaatttttccaACACATCTTTGTGTGCTGCTTTCTTCATCTCACAGTTGTCTTCTGTTTCTCGTTAATCACCAAACGTTTAATCAAAAGACCAGTTATTTACTGCCGTAATAAGACCACATGTAGCAAAATCTGTTTCTTTTCAAAACACAGCTTTGAGCTGAATCTAGCAAGCCAACACACACATGAGTTATACATATGTTAAATTAtgtacttgattttttttttcaagtgtAGAGAAAAACTGGTAACAACGTCTGCATTGCTAAAAACCATATAGATCAGACATTTCAGAACAACAATACGTCAATAACCAATACTAATGTTATTGTAGGTTTCTTAACTCAAAACCCTTTaattcaaagaaacaaaaatagtcCTTCCATGTCCCCCCTACAAGCCAAGAAGAAGCTCCATCATAAAGAGCTCATTCTCAAATCTAAGACTTGACGTCACAGCAAGATTCAGACCATCAACCATTCCACCAAACACATACACATACCGTCCCGAACCATCAGCGCAAGCGCGATGAAACGATCTCCCTTTGGGTCTGTAAGACACCCCATCAAGCCTCTTCCACGCCTTCGAACCATTCAAACAAACTGCTCCTCCATCCACCTGCAGACCTTTAGAAGGAATGGTCTTGACATCCAACGCCCAAAAATCATCCTTCTTGTTCCTAAACGTATCTTCTCCTCCGTAAATAAGAATCCGACCTCCCAATATGAGTGTCGCCGAGTGACCAACCCTTGGCAACGAAGCGCTTTCCTCCAAGTCTCGAAAGTCGTAGAAGATCTGTATCCATCTTTCACACTGCTCTTGAGTATCCAACAGCCAAACATCGTTAAGCACATCGTAACCCAACCCTCTTCCTCCGAACAGAACCACTTGGTTCTCTCTTATGTAAGTCAGAGTATGCCCCGACCTTGGGGGTAACAAGGCGTTAGACACGACCTCGTGCCACGTCCCAGAGTTTAGATCCTCGGAGAGTTCGAGAATCCACGTGTCCCCCAGTCTCACTCCGCTTAAACCGATTCCTCCTTGCACGACCATCGTCTTCTCTGAGATACAAGAAGCAGCATGAGCACCTCGAGGAGGCGGCTTTAGGCTTCCCAGGACAGCTAGTAGCTTCCACGTTAGTTGCTTCCCGTGGCAGCCCACTCGACCTATCCACGTGTCGTTCAGCCGCTCTCCACGGTCGTTTATCCCTCCGAATAAGACTAGAGAGTCTCCTATGACAACGCAGGTGTGTCCGAATCTCCCACCGGGTGTAACGGAATCAGCTTTCTTCCACTTCAACGTCTTCTGATTGCTCTCTCCGACGTAAGCCGTCCACGTGTCATCAAGATGACGTCCtgtaaaaacaaagaaacatgaACACAAGCACTAGAGAGTTCACTGATTCTATAAAGGAGAGAGCTTTGACACCTCCTTCACGGCCACCACCGAAGAGGACAAGATAATCAGTAACGAAGTTGAGAGAGTGAGAAGCTCTCGGGAGCGGTAGTAACGAAGAAGActcctcctcatcatcatcgtctAGGTTCGAGATTCTATGGCAAGAGACGGAATCAAGCTTGCAGACTCTCTTAAACAGAACCATCCACGGTAATAACAACCCCGATGACTTGACTGACTCAGCCGACGATGGGCCCCACTCTCTCCGCCACAAGGACTCCCAGAGGCTGTCGGAGCAGGCGAGGTCACGGAACCTCTTGCAGGTGGATGAGAAAGAGAGGATTGAATCCAcggggaggaggaggaggacggTGAAGAGATGGTCGTCGGCTAAGTTCATTATCGGCGCCGGCGGAGATTGGTGGCCTCTGCCGGAGGAGGTGGAAGCGATCTCAGCCATCGGTGGGGGTGATGATGTcttgaagaggaggaggtttACTGAATCAACAGATGAAGAAGGACAGAAgagaggaagacgaagaaggcGAAGATTAgagatctcttcttctctcgtCACGGAGCCGACAAGAGGGACTGTAAAAAAAACACTAGAAACCAATCTTTTCCTCTTTTGACAAAAGTCATGTAAAGTGCAGtaataacaataaataataattaaggcTTTGTACGTTTGGGTATGTATGTGCTCGAATTTGAATTTGagtattttggaattttttctttttgagcaatttttttttggattttagattttttttttaaatttagccTCTTCAATTCTAATCGGGGTTTATATACATGTTAAGATCATTTTTTTATCGTAGTACTTTGAATTCATAAATTTTACTTCATCCATTTCGTTAAACtagatgttttagaaaaaaaatttgtttcacatAGATAaactttttgtattttctataaaaaaatttgtgatgTTCAAGAaagttaattgatttttttgaattactattggttaaaagttattgaaatttcaaaattacagaaaataatatatttattataatgattTAACGTACTTTTTTAATGTgtgtaaataataataaattatatttatgaaacagaaagagagtaataaatttgaaataaaagataaaaatcttttaacttttaaacttCAATCATTTAAATCAACAATTTTTGTGCTGGCAACTTAACACATTACATTGTGtttgattttcattttaaatctttaaatttttgttgATTAAGTCAAATTAGACATCtgttaaataaattaacataatatagaacagagttaaaaaaaaaaattgaaacaccATAGTTAAACTAAACGATGTTGTTTTGTTCGCTTTGGTTTGAAAAAGTGAAAATAGTCATACAAAATCCAGTATTTTAATACCattctattctattaaaatacattCTAGTAGTATTTTTATAACTCGGATCTGTTTTGGCTTTTGGGTtttaagagcatctttatccatagaaacacaaatgaggtccttaatgattatttaatgATATAAGTGTAGATAGTGGACTTAAGAAAtctagttaagaaactgttCGATTTTATGCCTCCAAtggtagtttcttaattaagggttcttaacaaaaaattataatttttattttaagataaaatttatttattacataaaacatattaaaagataacattttcaatatatgatttaaaataaaaacataaaaacaaagattactaaaataaacGAGAATTATTTGAAAGAAGCATCGGAACTCAGTTGTTGTCGTCATCACGTCCCGATTTAagccatatatgttcaaccaaatcagctttgagGCGTTGATGCATTTGTTTATCACGAATTcgagttcgaacacccatcatattggcgatatttgaaggcatatctgtagaatacgtgagatcgacatgtgaacttccaccgtcttctccttgttggaactctaaaatatttaattgagCGTATCCATCTCGCTCgttttctactatcatattatggagtatgatacatgctctcataatattcccaattttgactttatcccaaaaaagtgctggattcttaacaatggcaaaacgagcttgcaagactccaaaagcacgctcgacatcttttcggacagcttcttgacgttgagcaaataaaactgctttcggaccttgtggtatttgaatagattgaataaaagttgcccatttcggataaatcccatcggtgagatagtaagccaaatgatactctcttccattgacggAGTAAGTGACTTGTGGAGCTTGACCGTTTATTATGTCATCgaaaacaggtgagcgatcaagaacattaatatcatttaaagtacctggaggtccaaaaaatgcatgccatatccagagatcatatgaagcaaccgcctctaaaacgatggttggtttacccgaaccacgagaatattgccctttccatgcggtgggacaattcttccactcccaatgcatacaatcgatgcttcctatcatcccgggaaatccacgcTGCTCACCAATATCAAgcagacgttgaagatcag encodes:
- the LOC106439669 gene encoding kelch repeat-containing protein At3g27220-like; amino-acid sequence: MVKPAGKQSCGRLVFASFLALLAFGLVADFLWASSHRFSSAMISLPSSVIGKLPPSPNEKDTKKKKNDNALRERKLSATFQDLPAPQLHWEKMSAAPVPRLDGAAIQIRNFLYVFAGYGNINLVHSHVDVYNFVDNTWGGRFDMPKEMAHSHLGMVTDGRFIYIVTGQYGPQCRGPTAKTFVLDTDTNTWSDFIPLPVPRYAPATQLWRGRLHVMGGSKENRHTPGLEHWSIAVKDGKALEKEWRSEIPIPRGGPHRACVVVDDKLFVIGGQEGDFMAKPGSPIFKCSRRLEVVFSDVYMLDEEMKWKVMPSMPKPDSHIEFAWKVVNNSIVIVGGTTEKHPETKKMVLVGEIFQFNLNTMKWYVIGKLPYRVKTTLVGYWDGNLYFTSGQRDKGPDDPAPRKVIAEMWRTKLILNP
- the LOC106439668 gene encoding F-box/kelch-repeat protein At1g51550-like, producing MAEIASTSSGRGHQSPPAPIMNLADDHLFTVLLLLPVDSILSFSSTCKRFRDLACSDSLWESLWRREWGPSSAESVKSSGLLLPWMVLFKRVCKLDSVSCHRISNLDDDDEEESSSLLPLPRASHSLNFVTDYLVLFGGGREGGRHLDDTWTAYVGESNQKTLKWKKADSVTPGGRFGHTCVVIGDSLVLFGGINDRGERLNDTWIGRVGCHGKQLTWKLLAVLGSLKPPPRGAHAASCISEKTMVVQGGIGLSGVRLGDTWILELSEDLNSGTWHEVVSNALLPPRSGHTLTYIRENQVVLFGGRGLGYDVLNDVWLLDTQEQCERWIQIFYDFRDLEESASLPRVGHSATLILGGRILIYGGEDTFRNKKDDFWALDVKTIPSKGLQVDGGAVCLNGSKAWKRLDGVSYRPKGRSFHRACADGSGRYVYVFGGMVDGLNLAVTSSLRFENELFMMELLLGL
- the LOC125607030 gene encoding putative nuclease HARBI1 isoform X1, producing MASSSRNHNDSDDFDQAFDQYFDERFDQTIENLVVAYSGQQEERRERKKRVYIERNREAGHTRLWNDYFSDTPTYPENLFRRRFRMNKRLFMHIVDRLSNEVHFFRQKKDGLGRLGLSTLQKCTAAIRVLAYGTAADTVDEYLRLGETTTRACVEKFVEGIINLFGEEYLRRPTPADLQRLLDIGEQRGFPGMIGSIDCMHWEWKNCPTAWKGQYSRGSGKPTIVLEAVASYDLWIWHAFFGPPGTLNDINVLDRSPVFDDIINGQAPQVTYSVNGREYHLAYYLTDGIYPKWATFIQSIQIPQGPKAVLFAQRQEAVRKDVERAFGVLQARFAIVKNPALFWDKVKIGNIMRACIILHNMIVENERDGYAQLNILEFQQGEDGGSSHVDLTYSTDMPSNIANMMGVRTRIRDKQMHQRLKADLVEHIWLKSGRDDDNN